taataatgcctagtgcagagagagagagagagtgatgtTGAATTAGATATATGGTGAAGAAGTGAGCTAACCAGTGGCGGGATCTTCATCCTCATCTACCCACTTGTCCCAATCAACTTTAACATAATGAGGAGGCTTCCCTCCACGCAATAGCTTACTCCACCATTTCGGCTCTGCTTTCTCCACGATGCAGAATATGCTTCTTAACCCAATGTTGATTTTGCTTTCCTGAATtcaccaaaaaaagaaaaaaccatgAGAAAATTATAAAGCTCAAGCTTAAGCTCATAAAGCTGGTTTTGTAAGTCTCACCTCTACATTGACCTTGTCATTAAGCTCAAGCTTAAGCTCATAAAGCTGGTTCTCTGGTCCAGCTTTGGCAGAGAAATCAAAAACACCTTCCGGGTCAAGCTTAACATTTGCATCCTTAGCATCAGGCAATAGCACGGTTAAGTAAACCTTATCCTCTCTCTCTGCCCACTTCACTTCTGGATGGTGACTGTAATAACAATATTCACATAAAAACACAATCAGATTTAAATCTAACAAGCACATATGTTTAGAGCTCAAAACAAAAGTTCATCGATCGAGGCCACATTCATAAACAATCAAAGCTAGATAAACTACCATTACAAGTTACAGACTCAACACTATAAACCCCTAGGTCCGAATCTAAACGTTCCCATTTTACTGGAACCTAGTAGAAATCGTATTATCCTCAAATCCACCGTTGATATAAAAGACATCGATTATCAAACTGTACCTCATGATTTACTGGAAGCAGGAAAGAGCTTTGAGTAAACCCTAGAAGGACGGAACGACAACGACGCgaagatatttttatttcgaTCGAGAAGTTTTCCGACTACAGATAAGACTATGTTTATAGTACAAAGAGTGATTATCGTGTGGGTGCTAGTGTACATAAAGTTTAGGTCTAATCATTAAACAATCCACGGCTGAGAGCTCGAAAAGTGGTTAAAGATTAACGGTTCAGATTAACGGTGTTGTTTTGGACAGGAAAGCAGTGCGCTTTTACTTTCTTGAACCACGGATAACTTGCTTTTCTGGCCCATTATTCAACTATACTTTTACCAAACATATAGTTTTCGTATCATTTCATAAATCCAACAAGAGTCCTTTTAAAAGCATGTAATTAAGTTTTGTtcctatttaaagaaaataaaatattattcagcTTTATGAGCATGTCACAGTGCTTCTATAGGATTTTTCAAGtttgaattttctaaaaataatttgagaTGGTAAGCGATTAGAGCTAAGTATAATCAAAGAGACTGATTCAGGAGAATAAACCAAAGAGACTCATTCACGTCTTTACTTCTTTCTTTATAAACTCCAAACATCCAGTCACATCAGTGAGCTCAGACTACGAACGAATCAACCAAGATGTCCCCACTCACACGTTAATAAAGGACAAAAACCAAATGAAATCATTCTCGTAGAAAGAAAACGTAAAATGAGGCATCTCAAGTATTCAGATAACAAGAGTAATGGTACAAACGAGTCTTATTCCTACTTGATGCTACAgtggaaacaaaacaagaattTCGTAGAAACAATAGATAGCAACGTgtcc
The Raphanus sativus cultivar WK10039 chromosome 1, ASM80110v3, whole genome shotgun sequence DNA segment above includes these coding regions:
- the LOC130508051 gene encoding co-chaperone protein p23-1-like, whose translation is MSHHPEVKWAEREDKVYLTVLLPDAKDANVKLDPEGVFDFSAKAGPENQLYELKLELNDKVNVEESKINIGLRSIFCIVEKAEPKWWSKLLRGGKPPHYVKVDWDKWVDEDEDPATGPGDMDMGGMGGMGGMDFSNFGGMGGMGGMGGMGGLEGLGGMAGLEGLGGMGGMGGLGGMGGMEEFEDSDDEGEEVKSGEKKEEAQAPASEETKTEEQTTVKSDK